The proteins below come from a single Melitaea cinxia chromosome 9, ilMelCinx1.1, whole genome shotgun sequence genomic window:
- the LOC123656143 gene encoding proteoglycan 4-like, giving the protein MQPKKRDSETEFPVRKSTSEISESFPFVKRALAEIGNGLNYFRRSITSDATEPKITVQKADQPNTTVVVVAASVDDPPPSPPPPMTLKERRGSRGSPCANLPPLMIPSVTPEPSPGRLSPSRISPQPPKAPASAPVVGNPPRRTRTRSEMPPDPPPRSPETPRPASVSPKHTFAFKIVLKKVESTPNTSFDRPEQ; this is encoded by the exons ATGCA ACCTAAAAAGCGTGACAGCGAAACCGAATTTCCAGTAAGAAAATCTACTTCTGAAATATCTGAGAGTTTTCCATTTGTTAAAAGAGCGCTTGCAGAAATTGGAAATGGACTTAATTACTTCAGAAGATCTATAACTTCAGATGCTACTGAGCCTAAAATAACTGTGCAGAAAGCTGACCAACCCAATACCACAGTCGTAGTTGTGGCAGCATCTGTAGATGATCCACCGCCGTCACCACCACCGCCAATGACATTAAAAGAAAGGCGCGGTTCTCGAGGTTCACCGTGTGCTAATCTTCCGCCTCTAATGATACCGTCTGTTACACCAGAACCTTCACCTGGGCGGTTGTCTCCTAGTCGTATTTCACCACAACCACCAAAAGCACCAGCATCAGCACCGGTTGTAGGAAATCCCCCGAGAAGAACTCGAACGAGATCTGAAATGCCGCCAGATCCACCACCGCGCTCTCCAGAGACACCACGCCCCGCGTCCGTATCACCCAAACATACgttcgcttttaaaattgttctTAAGAAGGTAGAAAGTACGCCGAACACATCGTTTGATCGACCGGAACAATGA